The region CTGCGAGGACTTCTCGTCAGCGGCCGACTCGGAAGCCGTCAGCCGCGCAGTGTCCCGCACGCCGGCGGCGTCTTCCCCAGCGGCAGCCGAGGATCCAGCGTCAAGCTTGCCCCCGACTCTCTTCGTCGCGGTGACCGGGACCGCAGCGGCTGTGTCATTGGTCTCATCAGAATCGGCCTGTCCCACGGGCTTCTGTGCCGCGCCGGGTGTGCCCTGACTCGTCGCGCCGGGTTGCGGCGAGCCATCGGGCGCGGCAGCGACCGAGGTCGCGGCCTCGGAAGGCGGGTTGGGGCCGGTCTGGGGTTCGGTGTTCTCCGACGTCGCGGCGGCTTCGTCTGCCGAGGGCCAGTCCGGCGGCGAGCCGTCCGGGGACGACGCATCGGTTCGGGTCGGGCTCTCGCTATCCGGTGCTGACGCTCGGACGTCGGTCTCGGACACCTCACCCCCGTTGTTCTGGGGTTCGGGCACGTGCTCCTCCTCGACAGATCGCCAGCCTGCCAGATTGCGAGCTCCCGCACTGCGGTGGGGCCCGGAGAGCCCCCGTGGTCCACACTAGACGTGGTCGCGCGCGCGAGCGGGCGGCTGCATCCGACGCAAGACGAGTGAGGAACCGCGTGGACTTCGACGTCACGATCGAGATCCCCAAGGGGAACCGGAACAAGTACGAGGTGGACCACGAAACGGGACGAATCCGTCTCGACCGGACGTTGTTCACCGCCACCCAGTACCCGGCGGACTACGGGTTCATCGAGGACACCCTCGGCGAGGACGGCGACCCGCTGGACGCACTGGTCCTGGTGCAGGAACCGACGTTCCCCGGCTGCCTGATCAAGTCGCGCGCCATCGGCATGTTCCGGATGCGCGACGAGAAGGGCGGCGACGACAAGGTCATCTGCGTGCCCTCGGATGACCCGCGCCAGGAGCACCTGCGCGACATCCATCACATCGCCGAGTTCTACAGGCTGGAGATCCAGCACTTCTTCGAGGTGTACAAGGACCTGGAGCCGGGCAAGAGCGTGGAGGGCGCAACGTGGGTCGGCCGCACCGAGGCCGAAGCGGAGATCAAGCGCTCGTACGAACGGGCAAAGGAACAGGGGCACTGAAACCCCCGACCCGCGAAAGGGCCCTTACCGCGCTGGATGCGGTGAGGGCCCTTTCGCGTTTATCCCCAGTTATCCACAGAGTTGTGGATAACTGGGGATTCTGTGGATAACTCTGGGGACAGGGTCAGTCGAGGCGGATGTCGCGGAGCAGCCAGGCGAGCGCGAAAGCGACCAGGATCACGCAGCCCCCGACGAAGAACACCGTGTCCATCGAGCTGGCGAAGCCCTCCAGGACGGGCCGCGCCAGGCGCGGGTCCAGGTTGTAGAGGAACGACGTGTCGTTGAGGTCGAGCCCCGACCCGTGACCGTGTTGCATCGCTTCGACGAACGATCGGTTGGCCGGGTTCGCCAGCAGCGCCGGATCGCGCAGCGCGGCGACGAAATCCGGCCTTGCGAAGGCGGCGCGCATCGCGTCCTCGATCCGGCCGCCGACCGTGCTGAACAGCACCGACAGGAAGGCCGCGGCACCCACGGTGCCGCCGGTCTGGCGGAACAGGTTCACCGATGCCGTCGCCACGCCCAGGTCGCGCGGGGTGGCGTCGGTCTGCACCACGAGCGTCAACGTCTGCATCAGCATGCCCAGCCCGCAGCCCATGACCACGGCCGTCAACCCCACCTGGATCAGCGAGGTGTCCACCTCGATCAGGCTGAACAGGAACAGCGCGGCGGACATGAACGCGGCGCCGATGATCGGGAACACCTTCAACCGGCCGGTCTTGGCGATCAGCGTGCCGACGACGCCGGTAGCGGTCATGATCCCGGCGGTCATTGGCAGCAGCATCAGGCCCGCCTCGGTCGGACTCAGGCCCTTGACGATCTGCAGATACAGCGGCACCGAGCTCAACCCGCCGAACATCCCGACGCCGACGAGGAAATTGAGCAGGTTGCCCATCCGGAACGACGGGCGCCGGAACATCCGCAGCGGCAACAGCGCCTCGGCGCCCATCCGGCGCTCGACGAACACGAACAGCAGCAGCCCGAACGCGCCGATGGCGTACATGACCAGCGCGGTCGGCGACAGCCATCCCCACTCGCGGCCCTGCTCGGCGACGGTGAGCACCGGCACCAGCAGCACGACCAGCGCCACCGCGCCCAGGTAGTCGACGCGGTGCCGGACCCGCTCGGTGGCAACGTTGAGCACCTTGGCGACGACGGCCAGCGCCGCCAGCCCGACCGGCAGGTTGACCAGGAACACCCAGCGCCAGCCGTCGATGCCGACGAAAGTGTCCAGGCCGGCGAACAGGCCACCGATCACCGGGCCGATCACGCTCGCGGCACCGAAGGTCGCCATGAAGTAGCCCTGGTAGCGGCTGCGCTGCCGGGCGGGCACCATGTCCGCGATGATCGTCAGTGCCAGCGACATCAGGCCACCGCCGCCGAGGCCCTGGATCGCGCGGAACGCGGCAAGCTCGTAGATCGAGTTGGCGAGCCCGCACAGCAGCGATCCGGTCAGGAACAGCGAGATCGCGGTCAGGTACAGCGGCTTGCGGCCGTAGATGTCGGAAAGCTTGCCGTACAGCGGCGTGGTGATGGTGGCGGTGATCAGGTATGCGGTGGTCACCCAGGCCTGCGCGGTCTGCCCGTGCAACTGGTCGGCGATGACGCGGATCGCCGAGCTGACGATGGTCTGGTCGAGCGCGCCCAGGAACATGCCCAGCATCAGGCCGGTGAGCACGGTCAGGATCTGGCGGTGGCTCAGTGCGGGCGCGGCGGTCTGCGCCGGTGGCACAGCCGTTTCCGACATCATTTCTCCTCGTGACGGGGCCGGTGCGATACCGGCGGAAGCGCCGCAGTACGAACATCCCCAGGAATTTGCTTGCAGCACTCAACTAGTTGCCGAGATCAAGCATGACCTGCGAACAAATGCGAGGCAACTTCGTTTCCTGTGCGGTGGGCCACGTCAGCGCCGCCGCGCCTCCGACGGGCCGGGCATGCCGCACACCGGGCTGCCGGTCCGTCGCGGCACCGGTCGAGGGGCGCTTCCCGCTGCCCGGCTCGCGCGGGGGGTAGAACCGCGCCAGCTCGGTCCGCACCCGGGATATCGCCCGCCGCCGGCGCACGCGCCGCCGGATCGCCGGGGCAGGCACCACCAGGCCGCCCATCGCCGCCACCATCAAAATCCACCACTGCATTCCGATCCCTCCTCCGGAGAGAGAAATGCCGGACCGCTCGGCTCCTGATGCGGCAGCCGCCGATATCACCCCAATGGCTCAGCAAAAATTCAACATATGTTGATTTAACCGTCGGCTGCGAGCTACCTTGCTTTCATCGGCGCGGGGAGGTTGAAATGAGCACGCTGGAGGTCCAGACCCTGCTCGACCTCGGCGAGATCGGCGCGCAGGACGGCGAGCTGGTCGGCGGCAAGGCCGCGAACCTGGGCGAGCTGCTGGCGGCGGGTTTCCGGGTGCCGCCCGGTTTCTGCATCAGCACCCGCGCCTATGACGAGGTCTGCCGGGAGCTGACCGGCGACCTGCTCGACCGGCTACCCGGCTCGGCCGCCGAAATCCGCTCCCGGCTGGCCGGCGCCGAACTCCCGGCGGGGTTAGCGGCCGCGATCGCGGCCGCCTACGCCGAACTCGGGCCGGACGTACCGGTGGCGGTGCGCTCCTCGGCGACCGCCGAGGACCTGCCGCACGCCAGCTTCGCGGGCCAACAGGACACCTATCTGAACGTCGTCGGCGAAGCCGCCCTGCTGGACGCGGTGCGCCGCTGCTGGAGTTCACTGTGGACAGAACGAGCGGTGACCTACCGGGCGGCCAACGGCATCGACCACCGCGCGGTACGGCTGGCGGTGGTCGTGCAGCGCATGGTGGACGCGACCGCGGCCGGCGTGCTGTTCACCGCGAACCCCGTAACCGGGTGCCGAACCGAGGCCGTGATCGACGCGAACACCGGACTCGGCGAGTCGGTGGTATCCGGCGCGGTCACCCCGGACCACTTCGTGGTGGAGTCCGGCCGGATCACCGCGCGGCGGCTCGGCGACAAGCCCACCAGCATTCGCTCGAAGCCCGGCGGCGGCACGGAATCGGTTGTGCAGCAAGGAAATCATCCTTCGATAACCGACGACCAAGCCCGCTCGCTCGCCGCGCTGGGCGCGGACGTGGCGCGCCACTACGGGACCCCGCAGGACATCGAGTGGGCCATCGACGGTGATGGCACGCTCTGGCTGACCCAGTCGCGGCCGATCACCACGCTGTTCCCGGTGCCCGCCGAACCCCTCGGCGGCCTGCACGTCTACCTGTCGATCAACGTGGCGCAGGGGGTCTACCGGCCGATCACTCCGATGGGCGGGGCGACGCTGGCGCTGATGTTCACGCACTTGATGCGCAATCTCGGGATCCCCACCGACGGCCCTCAGCCGAAGCTCTGGCGGCAGGCCGACGGTTGGCTGTTCGCCGACATCACCGGCATGACCCGCAGCAGAATCGGCCGGGCCGTGGCACCTCAGGTGTTCGCGATGGCCGAAGCGCGCACCGGCAAGGTCTTCGAGTCGCTGCTCGACGACCCGCGGCTGCCCCTGGACCCGAAGGTGCCGTGGCCGCTGGTGCGCCGGCTCGCCGGGATCGTCGCGCACACCAAAGCGCCGATCGAGCTGGCACGCACGCTGTGGAGCCCGAAACGCGCCCGCGAGCAGGCTTTCGGCTTGGTGCGAGAAATCCGCGCGGGCCTGGCGCGCACCAACCCGTCATCCGCTGGCGAACGGCTGGCTGCGGCGCAGCAGGGCCTGGTAGAGGTTGCGGCTCCGCGCATCGCGCGGATTCCGCCGCGGATGCTGCCCATCCTCGTGCTCAGCCGGTTGCTCCCGCGGCTGTTGGGCACGGCGGCGACCGCGGAAGAAGTGCAGATCTTGCTGCGCGGAATCCCGCACAACGTCACCACCGAAATGGATCTTGAACTGTGGGGCATCGCGCAGCTCGCCCGGCAGAACCCCGAAACCGCCCGGCTGTTCGGCGATTCCGCCGTCGACGAGCTCGCCGAGCGCTACCGGAGCCGCACCCTGCCGGAAAAAATCCAAAGTGGACTTGACGTCTTCCTGGACCGCGACGGGCACCGCACGGTCGCGGAAATCGACATCGGCGTCCCGCGCTGGTCGGAGGATCCGGCGCACGTGCTCGGCCTCATCGCGAACTACGTGCAGACCGGCGATAGCGGGCACGCCGCCGACGAGCTCTACCTACGCGGGGCGCAAGAAGCGGAACGGATGGCCGCCGAGATCGTGTCCCGACTGCGCCGCAAGAGCCCGCTGCGCGCTCGGGTAGCCGGATTCGCGGTGGACCGGGTGCGCCAGCTCGCCGGGCTGCGCGAACTGCCGAAATACTGCCTGGTGCTGGCGATCGCGAACGCCCGACGGCATCTGCTGGCCGTCGGCCGCGAACTTGCCTCGACGGGGCGGTTGGCACAGGCAGACGACGTGTTCTTCCTCGATTACCAAGAGGTTTCCGAGGTGCTCGCCGGTGCGGATCACCGGCAGTTGGTGGCTCAACGCCGCGAAACGCACGAACGCGAGCTGCGTCGGCGGCACGTGCCGCGAGTGCTGCTCTCGGACGGCACCGAACCCGAAGCGACGCTGCCCGCCGAAGCGGTCGATGGGCACCTGGTCGGGACATCCGCCTCGGCGGGGACCGTGACCGGGACGGCGCGAGTGGTGCACGATCCGGTCCGCGCGCGGCTGGCGCCCGGGGAGATCCTGGTCGCGCCGTCCACCGACCCGGGGTGGACGCCGCTGTTCCTGACCGCGGGTGGCCTGGTGATGGAGATGGGCGGGCCGAACTCGCACGGCGCGACGGTGGCCCGGGAATACGGAATCCCCGCGGTGGTGGGCGTTCCCGATGCCACGAATCGGATCGTCGACGGCCGGCAGATCACCGTCCACGGCTCGGCCGGCACCGTCGAAATCACCTGATCACCTCGGCTGGCCACCTCCCGCAGCGGACTCACCGCCAAGCACTGCCCATGCCGGCGAACCATGACGATGACCCCCGCCGTTTCGGCAGGGGCCATCGAATCCTCACGGGCGCCATCGGCGGTTCAGCGTTGGTATCGACCGGGGTCCGGTGCTGATCGCGCATTTCAGCCCTCGCCGGTGCTTCCGGTGCGGTCGGTGAACCGCTGGGCGTGGTCGACGAGCCGCCGGGATTCGCTCAGCCGCCGAGCTGGTTGGCGCCGCCCAGCGGGCCGTGGCCGAGCAGGTCGTCGACCTGACCCAGCGGCGCGGCCGGAGCGGTCTTGCCGACCGGGAGGTCGTTGGTCACGCCGCCGAGCGGGCCCTGCGGGCCGGTGACTCCGCCGAGCGCTTCGCCGCCCCTGGCCACCGACGGCTTCGAACCGCCGGCCGGGGAACCGGCCAGCGCGCCGTTAAGCGCCTCGCCCACCAAGTCGACATTCTGCTGCTCGGGCCCGGTCTGCGGAACGCCCGGCCGGGTGCCGTCCAGCGCCGAAGCCATCTCGGGCGGCAGCAGGTCGTTGGCCGGTCCGCCGGTCCTGGCCAGGGGCAGGGTCTGCCCGGCCGGGATCACTTCGCCGACCGGCAGCGTGCCGAGCGGGTCGCGCGTATCGAGGCTCTTGCCACCGGTCATGTCGCCGAGCTTGCCGGTGACCTTGTCGCCATCGAGCGCTCCGGTGAGGCCGTTGAGCGAGTCATCGGCGCCGCTGCGCCCCGCGAGCCGCTCCTGCACCGGAACGACGTCACCCACGGTCTGCTGCGCGGAGTGCACCGTGCCGGCGAAGTGATACGCCGTCTGAGCGAGGTTGTTGTCGGTGGGCAGCTCTGCGGGCAGTTGCGGGGTCTCGGCCGCGTTCGCGGTAGCGGCGAAGCCGACCGCGCCGGCGCCGCCGGCCAGCACGGCGGCTGCTGCGGTAAGGGTGCGCTTCATCGCAATGCTCCTCTCTGCACAGGCCGATTCCTGTGCGCCGCGCCGGAGATTACGGAAGAATCACTCTCCACTATTCAGCGATCACATAAGTGGGAAAAATGGACGGTCGGTGATCACTATCCGCTCACCCTGCCCCACTTCTGGGCGGCCAGGTGTCGAAGCGACTACAGCGCGATCCCATCTGTCACTGCCGACGGCAACCGGTGCGCCTGTTCGGCCCGCAACGCTTCGACCGCGTCGGCGAACGCCGCGTACGACGCGCCCTCGCTGTCGAATCCCCGGTACCGGCCCACCCGCAACTCCACCGACTCGTATTCGCGCTCCAGCGCATCGGCCGTCTGCTGGCACGCCGTGGACCGGTCCCGGTACTTGGCATAACCGGCGAAGGCCGCAGCCACCGCCACGAGCAGGCTCAATCCCGACGCGACCCAGCGAGCATCCACAACGGAAATCGCGGCCGAGGTCGCCGACGCGGCGATTATCGAGCCACCGATGATCACCGTCTGCAGGACGTTGTCCTTCCGGCGGTCCCGGCGGGCCTCGCCCCGATAGCGCTCGATGAGCTCCGGCAACTGCGCCCGGTAACGCTTGTGCGTCCCCAGCAAATCCCCAGACCCCAACTCTTCCAGCACATGCTCGCGATTCTCGTATTCGAGAGAACGCAGTTCCGACTCCACCGCACGAACCTTAAAGTGCTGCTGGTAGACGAATTTCGTCGACACCGCGATCGAGCCCACCGCAAGCGCGAACAGCACGGCGGCGGGCAGCGGCGACGACCATAACCCCAGTGCGATCGCGCCAGCGCCGATCAGCAGCGAATTGCCCGGCACCGCCCAAACCAGCAGCAGCCGTTGCACCAACCGCGCGCGGTAGTGCTGCTCGGACCGCGCGGTGATCCGACGCTCCCAGTCCAGCGGCTGGCGATCCGCGGCGAGCACCCCACTGCTGATGATTCCGGTCGTATCCACCCGTTTCATCACATTGATCCTCCCAGCGCTTTTATGCGATCGAAGTAGCTCTCGAAGCACCACGACAATCGACCAGGAGGGTGATCGTGGGTTAGTCTGATCGGCTCACCACCCGATGCGCAAGGTGATCGCCGCTGGGCTAGAACGCTGCCCGTCGCCCAATAACGGACAATGGTAATAGCCAGTGGCGTCATGTCCGGCATCACGGGCACTTTCCGGAGGCTGTCACCCTGACAGAGCAACCGGCGATCGGGCAACCCGATCACCCTCGGCGGTCGGCGCGCCGTGGGAAGTCGCGGAGAGGCGCGGGCAGCTTCTTTAATGCGTCAACCAGGCAGAGACGTCCCGGTAGAACAGCTCCGGATCCACCGGCCGCCCGGCGACCTCAAGCTGGAAATGCAGGTGCGGGCCGGTGGATTGGCCGCGATCGCCCATAGTCGCGATCAACTGTCCGGGCCGCACCGGTTGCCCGACCGCTACAAAGGTCTCGTCGATGTGCCCGTAAATCGAAACGACGTCGCCCTGGTGCACAATTCTGATCCACAGCCCAAAGCCGCTGGCCGGCCCGCAATCGATGACGGTGCCCGGCGAAACCGCCCGGATCGGAGTGCCGATCTCGTTGGCGATGTCGATGCCCTTGTGCACCGTGCCGCCACGCTCGCCGAAGCCGCTGCTGATCTCGCCCTCTGTCGGCGTTACCCACGCCGGAGGAGGCTCAACAGCCCGTTCGGACCTGCGCGGTGCCCGCGCGGCGAAGTTGACGGCACGGTCCCGTCCGACCGCCGGGAGCTTCGGATGGGCGTCTTGCACAGCCAACGCGGCGGTGACGGCACCGATGGGGCCAAGCGCGCTGATCACGAGCAGGACGACCAATCCGCCAATCACGGTCTTTTGTCGCATCGCCATTGTGATTCCACTCCTCCGCCGCCCGCGCCCTTTCGCGCGACAGCCGGTCCGAATTCCGCACTGGGGCCGCGATTATTCGAAACCGACAGCCGGGCGGGTCGGCAGAAATTGCAACCGAAAGGCGTTCGCAGCGCATTTCGAAAATGACTCAATGGCGTGACGGGTGGGCAATTCTCGGTTTCCGCTCGAATGCGCCGGAAGATCCTCCACAAGACCACGCCGCCAACACCCTGAGTCCACAGTGGTCACAATTACCGGTGAATCGCACCCGGGTCTAAGCCGAAGCTCTTTCCACGTGTCACGGAGCGTGCCGGACGCCGCCGATCCGCTCCGTGCACCTCCCGATCCGCACACCACCCGAGCGGTCGTAATCCGGTCGAGGTAAGAATGAGCGGGGCCCTCAAGCCGGCGGCCGGAATCGGTCAGGTGCTTCCCGCGGCGGGGGTGGGGTTCCTGGGGTCTGTTTTGTAAGCGGCGTAAGCCACTTGCGGTGCGGGACTTAGCTTGCACCGCCGTGGGTTCTCGGGCGTTGCCTGGCGAGGACAGCCCCAGCGCCGTGTATTGGGCATACATAAGTCGGGGATCCCGGAGCCCCGGCGGCGACGGTAACTTCCGCAGGGGGGCCGCTACCCGCACCGCTACGAAAACCACCTTTGAAACCCTCTCTAGGGTGGCAGCGAAGTCATTCGATGGGTCGTGAGCCGTTTGTTCTGGTCCTTGCCGGATCGAGGCTCACGAGCAGCCAGGGAGGTTCAGGTGGACGAAGCACGGATCGAGACCTTGTCGGTGCACGGCGGCGAGCGGCGGCCGGGCCCCGAGGGGTCCGTGGTGTACCCGATCTACCAGAGCACGGTGTACTCGGTTCCGTCCGACACCGACTACCACGACATCAAATACATCCGGCTGAACTCGACCCCGTCGCAGGCGTACCTACATGACAAGCTCGCCGCGCTGGAAGGCGCCGAAGCCGCGCTCGCGACCGCCTCCGGCCTGGCCGCGATCTCGACGGCTCTGCACAGCGTGCTGCGCACCGGCGATCATCTGCTGGTCGGCGACTGCCTCTACGGCGGCACGCACGACTTCCTGACCCACCATGCCGCGGATTTCGGTTGGCGCTACACGTTCATCGATCCGCAGCGCCCGGAGACCTGGGAGGCCGCCCG is a window of Saccharopolyspora phatthalungensis DNA encoding:
- a CDS encoding PEP/pyruvate-binding domain-containing protein, with the protein product MSTLEVQTLLDLGEIGAQDGELVGGKAANLGELLAAGFRVPPGFCISTRAYDEVCRELTGDLLDRLPGSAAEIRSRLAGAELPAGLAAAIAAAYAELGPDVPVAVRSSATAEDLPHASFAGQQDTYLNVVGEAALLDAVRRCWSSLWTERAVTYRAANGIDHRAVRLAVVVQRMVDATAAGVLFTANPVTGCRTEAVIDANTGLGESVVSGAVTPDHFVVESGRITARRLGDKPTSIRSKPGGGTESVVQQGNHPSITDDQARSLAALGADVARHYGTPQDIEWAIDGDGTLWLTQSRPITTLFPVPAEPLGGLHVYLSINVAQGVYRPITPMGGATLALMFTHLMRNLGIPTDGPQPKLWRQADGWLFADITGMTRSRIGRAVAPQVFAMAEARTGKVFESLLDDPRLPLDPKVPWPLVRRLAGIVAHTKAPIELARTLWSPKRAREQAFGLVREIRAGLARTNPSSAGERLAAAQQGLVEVAAPRIARIPPRMLPILVLSRLLPRLLGTAATAEEVQILLRGIPHNVTTEMDLELWGIAQLARQNPETARLFGDSAVDELAERYRSRTLPEKIQSGLDVFLDRDGHRTVAEIDIGVPRWSEDPAHVLGLIANYVQTGDSGHAADELYLRGAQEAERMAAEIVSRLRRKSPLRARVAGFAVDRVRQLAGLRELPKYCLVLAIANARRHLLAVGRELASTGRLAQADDVFFLDYQEVSEVLAGADHRQLVAQRRETHERELRRRHVPRVLLSDGTEPEATLPAEAVDGHLVGTSASAGTVTGTARVVHDPVRARLAPGEILVAPSTDPGWTPLFLTAGGLVMEMGGPNSHGATVAREYGIPAVVGVPDATNRIVDGRQITVHGSAGTVEIT
- a CDS encoding DUF4231 domain-containing protein yields the protein MKRVDTTGIISSGVLAADRQPLDWERRITARSEQHYRARLVQRLLLVWAVPGNSLLIGAGAIALGLWSSPLPAAVLFALAVGSIAVSTKFVYQQHFKVRAVESELRSLEYENREHVLEELGSGDLLGTHKRYRAQLPELIERYRGEARRDRRKDNVLQTVIIGGSIIAASATSAAISVVDARWVASGLSLLVAVAAAFAGYAKYRDRSTACQQTADALEREYESVELRVGRYRGFDSEGASYAAFADAVEALRAEQAHRLPSAVTDGIAL
- a CDS encoding M23 family metallopeptidase, giving the protein MAMRQKTVIGGLVVLLVISALGPIGAVTAALAVQDAHPKLPAVGRDRAVNFAARAPRRSERAVEPPPAWVTPTEGEISSGFGERGGTVHKGIDIANEIGTPIRAVSPGTVIDCGPASGFGLWIRIVHQGDVVSIYGHIDETFVAVGQPVRPGQLIATMGDRGQSTGPHLHFQLEVAGRPVDPELFYRDVSAWLTH
- a CDS encoding inorganic diphosphatase — translated: MDFDVTIEIPKGNRNKYEVDHETGRIRLDRTLFTATQYPADYGFIEDTLGEDGDPLDALVLVQEPTFPGCLIKSRAIGMFRMRDEKGGDDKVICVPSDDPRQEHLRDIHHIAEFYRLEIQHFFEVYKDLEPGKSVEGATWVGRTEAEAEIKRSYERAKEQGH
- a CDS encoding MDR family MFS transporter; translated protein: MSETAVPPAQTAAPALSHRQILTVLTGLMLGMFLGALDQTIVSSAIRVIADQLHGQTAQAWVTTAYLITATITTPLYGKLSDIYGRKPLYLTAISLFLTGSLLCGLANSIYELAAFRAIQGLGGGGLMSLALTIIADMVPARQRSRYQGYFMATFGAASVIGPVIGGLFAGLDTFVGIDGWRWVFLVNLPVGLAALAVVAKVLNVATERVRHRVDYLGAVALVVLLVPVLTVAEQGREWGWLSPTALVMYAIGAFGLLLFVFVERRMGAEALLPLRMFRRPSFRMGNLLNFLVGVGMFGGLSSVPLYLQIVKGLSPTEAGLMLLPMTAGIMTATGVVGTLIAKTGRLKVFPIIGAAFMSAALFLFSLIEVDTSLIQVGLTAVVMGCGLGMLMQTLTLVVQTDATPRDLGVATASVNLFRQTGGTVGAAAFLSVLFSTVGGRIEDAMRAAFARPDFVAALRDPALLANPANRSFVEAMQHGHGSGLDLNDTSFLYNLDPRLARPVLEGFASSMDTVFFVGGCVILVAFALAWLLRDIRLD